A genomic segment from Azospirillum sp. TSA2s encodes:
- a CDS encoding TolC family protein — MKISTAPLRRRLRSSLVPVAVLTASLLAAGCAVKPEPLTAEENLARVRKDLGVVLAPQEPLTKAVSMDEAMARAIKYNLDERVKLMEMAVASDQLELSRYDMLPRVVAAAGYAGRNNDAGSESLNLATGRRTGESTTATDRHRRTGDLAFTWNVLDFGVSYLRARQNANLVLITDERRRRVVQGIMQDVRTAYWRAVAAERLLKRLEPLEKRVEGARRDARTLEALRVQAPLQALTYTRTLVETLRQLQSLRRELVAAKSQLGALMGLPPGEPFEIEMPTAGLMQAPPKLDVKAEALETYALLNRPELLEESYNQRISADETWRSLLKLLPGIDVNAALRYDSNSFLLNQRWADYGARISWNLINLVSAPATKSYAEAQEELVAFRRQALSMAVLSQVHVAVLQFRELKQEFALTAEQADLDSRIRAQYANSGEAGQGGELGVIQSEVTALLSDLRRDLVLADLHNAYARVMVSAGVDPLPETMAANDLSSLTQAVGKGLSSWQERANSVLRVKDLMAEPKAAAPAAAKDSKTEVAKPEPMKPEPARQEPAKQAVPVAAAPALPPTAAAPVTAPPPAPTETPAPAAAPIATSSFSPVIQADLGAYASHRLAEREWGMIAKRLGTETSGVGALYVTTRRARDGKTIVQLRAGGFADHAAAERFCYHVKDHQRECTVRTLSAQNQQSASRPTDRLASL, encoded by the coding sequence ATGAAGATTTCGACCGCTCCCCTCCGCCGCCGCTTGCGTTCTTCGCTGGTTCCCGTCGCCGTCCTGACGGCATCCCTGCTGGCCGCGGGCTGCGCGGTCAAACCCGAGCCGCTGACGGCCGAGGAAAATCTGGCGCGCGTGCGCAAGGATCTGGGCGTCGTGCTGGCCCCGCAGGAGCCGCTGACCAAGGCGGTCTCGATGGATGAGGCGATGGCCCGCGCCATCAAGTACAACCTCGACGAACGTGTGAAGCTGATGGAGATGGCGGTCGCCAGCGACCAGCTGGAGCTGTCGCGCTATGACATGCTGCCGCGCGTGGTGGCCGCCGCCGGCTATGCCGGACGCAACAACGACGCCGGGTCGGAGAGCCTGAACCTCGCCACCGGCCGGCGGACGGGCGAAAGCACCACCGCCACCGACAGACACCGCCGCACCGGCGACCTCGCCTTCACCTGGAACGTGCTGGATTTCGGCGTGAGCTATCTGCGGGCGCGGCAGAACGCCAATCTGGTGCTGATCACCGATGAACGCCGCCGCCGCGTCGTCCAGGGCATCATGCAGGACGTGCGCACCGCCTATTGGCGCGCCGTCGCCGCCGAACGGCTGCTGAAGCGGCTGGAACCGCTGGAGAAGCGGGTCGAGGGCGCGCGCCGCGACGCCCGCACGTTGGAGGCGTTGCGCGTCCAGGCGCCGCTGCAGGCGCTGACCTACACCCGCACCCTGGTCGAGACCCTGCGCCAGCTGCAGTCGCTGCGCCGCGAGCTGGTGGCGGCGAAGTCGCAGTTGGGCGCGCTGATGGGCCTGCCGCCGGGCGAGCCGTTCGAGATCGAGATGCCGACGGCCGGCCTCATGCAGGCGCCGCCCAAGCTGGACGTCAAGGCGGAGGCGCTGGAGACCTACGCCCTGCTGAACCGGCCGGAGCTGCTGGAGGAAAGCTACAACCAGCGTATTTCCGCCGACGAGACCTGGCGGTCGCTGCTCAAGCTGCTGCCGGGCATCGATGTCAATGCCGCCCTGCGCTACGACAGCAACAGCTTCCTGCTGAACCAGCGCTGGGCCGACTATGGCGCACGGATCAGCTGGAACCTGATCAATCTTGTCTCCGCCCCCGCCACCAAATCCTATGCCGAGGCGCAGGAGGAGCTGGTCGCCTTCCGCCGTCAGGCGCTGAGCATGGCGGTGCTGAGCCAAGTGCATGTGGCGGTGCTGCAGTTCCGCGAACTGAAGCAGGAATTCGCCCTGACCGCCGAGCAGGCCGACCTCGACTCCCGGATTCGCGCGCAGTACGCCAACAGCGGCGAGGCCGGACAGGGGGGCGAACTGGGCGTGATCCAGTCGGAGGTGACGGCGCTGCTGTCCGACCTGCGCCGCGATCTGGTGCTGGCCGACCTGCACAACGCCTATGCCCGCGTCATGGTGTCGGCCGGCGTTGATCCGTTGCCCGAGACGATGGCGGCCAACGACCTGTCCAGCCTGACCCAGGCGGTGGGCAAGGGCCTGTCCTCCTGGCAGGAGCGCGCCAACAGCGTCCTGCGCGTGAAGGACCTGATGGCCGAGCCCAAGGCCGCCGCCCCGGCCGCCGCCAAGGACAGCAAGACCGAAGTAGCCAAGCCGGAACCCATGAAGCCGGAACCGGCCCGGCAGGAGCCAGCCAAGCAGGCGGTTCCGGTCGCGGCCGCCCCGGCGCTGCCCCCGACGGCGGCTGCTCCAGTGACGGCTCCGCCACCCGCGCCGACAGAAACCCCGGCTCCGGCCGCCGCTCCGATTGCGACGTCGTCCTTTTCTCCCGTTATCCAGGCTGATCTCGGTGCTTATGCAAGCCACAGGCTTGCCGAGCGGGAATGGGGTATGATCGCCAAACGCCTGGGAACGGAGACCAGCGGGGTCGGCGCCCTGTATGTCACCACCCGACGTGCCCGGGACGGCAAGACCATCGTCCAGCTGCGTGCCGGCGGTTTCGCCGATCACGCCGCGGCCGAGCGGTTCTGCTATCATGTGAAGGATCATCAGCGGGAATGCACCGTTCGTACCCTTTCGGCCCAGAACCAGCAGTCCGCCAGCCGGCCCACCGACCGGCTGGCATCGCTGTGA